A part of Clostridia bacterium genomic DNA contains:
- the moeB gene encoding molybdopterin-synthase adenylyltransferase MoeB, with protein MAKVSIYVPTPFRRHTDGAAEVEVEAATVGEALRRLAERHPGLKPQMFTEDGALHEHVNVYLNEDEIRSLAGVDTPVRDGDEVAVVPAMAGGSSGSGEAAGNAGAGGRAGVPLLTEEQLERYSRQILLEGVGLDGQAKLLQSRVLVVGAGGLGSPAALYLAAAGVGAIGLVDGDVVDRSNLQRQVLHGWADVGRPKTRSAAETLRALNPDVRVIEHPEVLTSENAMDVLRGYDLVVNGSDNFPTRYLVNDACVFLGKPLVDASILKWEGQLTVFLPGRGCYRCLYPSPPPPGSVPSCAEGGILGAVAGIMGTLQAAEAIKVLLGAGEPMANRVLLFDAFSGRFRTLKWRRDPRCPVCGDEPTIRELIDYEAFCGVPAPRAQVGADAAAGAGPAHPAPQASEHAPAARAASADAAAPVDAASAFPPSDGAEVAVAAAAAHVDDPDVAWFDVRDPHEYERGHIPGSRLLPLDDIAQRMAEIPKDKTSIFVCDRGVKSALAVEILRAGGYSRAFNLRGGLLAWQNSRLPLVAGKEARP; from the coding sequence ATGGCCAAGGTCAGCATCTACGTCCCGACACCGTTTCGCCGGCACACCGACGGCGCGGCGGAAGTCGAGGTCGAAGCCGCGACGGTGGGCGAGGCGCTGCGGCGCCTGGCCGAGCGCCACCCCGGCCTGAAGCCCCAGATGTTCACGGAGGACGGGGCGCTGCATGAACACGTGAACGTCTACCTGAACGAGGACGAGATCCGTAGCCTGGCCGGCGTGGACACGCCCGTGCGCGACGGCGACGAAGTCGCCGTCGTGCCGGCGATGGCCGGCGGCAGCAGCGGCTCCGGCGAGGCCGCGGGGAACGCCGGCGCGGGCGGCCGCGCCGGCGTTCCCCTCCTTACGGAGGAACAACTGGAGCGCTACTCGCGGCAGATCCTGCTCGAAGGCGTGGGGCTGGACGGCCAGGCCAAGCTGCTGCAGAGCCGGGTGCTGGTCGTCGGCGCCGGCGGGTTGGGATCGCCGGCAGCGCTCTATCTGGCCGCGGCGGGTGTCGGCGCCATCGGCCTCGTGGACGGGGACGTCGTCGATCGCAGCAACCTTCAGCGGCAGGTCCTGCACGGCTGGGCGGACGTCGGCCGGCCGAAGACGCGGTCGGCCGCCGAGACGCTCCGCGCTCTCAATCCGGACGTGCGCGTGATCGAGCATCCCGAGGTGCTCACGTCGGAGAACGCGATGGACGTGCTGCGCGGCTACGACCTCGTCGTCAACGGCAGCGACAACTTCCCGACGCGGTATCTCGTCAACGACGCGTGCGTCTTCCTCGGCAAGCCGCTTGTGGACGCCAGCATCCTGAAGTGGGAGGGCCAGTTGACGGTGTTCCTGCCCGGCCGCGGCTGCTACCGGTGCCTCTACCCGTCCCCGCCGCCGCCGGGCAGCGTGCCCTCTTGCGCGGAGGGCGGCATCCTCGGCGCCGTGGCCGGGATCATGGGCACGCTCCAGGCTGCCGAAGCGATCAAGGTCCTCCTCGGCGCCGGGGAGCCGATGGCGAACCGCGTGCTCCTGTTCGACGCGTTTTCCGGCCGCTTCCGCACGCTCAAGTGGCGGCGCGACCCGCGCTGCCCGGTGTGCGGCGACGAGCCGACAATCCGCGAGCTCATCGACTACGAGGCGTTCTGCGGCGTGCCCGCGCCGCGCGCGCAGGTCGGCGCGGACGCGGCCGCGGGCGCAGGCCCGGCACACCCGGCGCCGCAGGCGTCCGAGCATGCACCGGCCGCCCGCGCCGCGAGCGCGGACGCGGCGGCTCCCGTCGACGCGGCGAGCGCCTTTCCGCCGTCGGACGGCGCGGAAGTGGCGGTGGCGGCCGCCGCCGCGCACGTCGACGACCCGGACGTCGCCTGGTTCGACGTGCGGGATCCGCACGAGTACGAGCGCGGCCACATCCCCGGCAGCCGGCTGCTGCCCCTGGATGACATCGCGCAGCGCATGGCGGAGATTCCGAAGGACAAGACCTCCATCTTCGTCTGCGACCGCGGCGTGAAAAGCGCCCTCGCCGTCGAGATCCTGCGGGCGGGCGGCTACTCGCGCGCGTTCAACCTGCGGGGCGGGCTCCTCGCCTGGCAGAACAGCCGACTTCCGCTCGTCGCCGGGAAGGAGGCGCGCCCGTGA
- the cysK gene encoding cysteine synthase A: MIGETPLLALRRLAPPGREVLVKVESRNPGGSVKDRIALAMVEDAERRGLLPPGGTIVEATSGNTGIGLAVVAAARGYKLILTMPEDMSAERQRLLRWLGAELHLTPAIEGMSGAVWAAQELARQPGTFLASQFDNPANPLAHYRTTGPEILRQTGGRLDAFVAGVGTGGTITGVGRALREALPGVRIVAVEPASSAVLSGGRPGFTRIHGLGAGFVPGVLDRSLIDEVIAVPDEVAMEWSVRLGQEEGILAGFSSGAAVYAAVQVAGRLPEGSRVVTVLPDTGERYLSMAPAHLAGGATKTEESL, encoded by the coding sequence ATGATCGGCGAGACGCCACTCTTGGCCCTGCGCCGGCTCGCGCCGCCGGGGCGCGAGGTGCTCGTCAAGGTCGAGAGCCGCAACCCCGGAGGCAGCGTGAAGGACCGCATCGCCCTGGCAATGGTGGAGGACGCGGAGCGGCGCGGCCTCCTCCCCCCGGGCGGAACCATCGTCGAGGCGACGAGCGGCAACACCGGCATCGGGCTGGCCGTGGTGGCGGCGGCTCGCGGCTACAAGCTCATCCTCACCATGCCGGAGGACATGAGCGCCGAGCGCCAGCGCCTGCTGCGCTGGCTCGGCGCGGAACTCCACCTCACGCCCGCCATCGAGGGCATGTCGGGCGCCGTCTGGGCCGCGCAGGAACTGGCGCGACAGCCCGGCACCTTCCTCGCCAGCCAGTTCGACAACCCCGCCAACCCGCTCGCCCACTACCGGACGACGGGCCCGGAGATCCTTCGCCAGACCGGCGGGCGCCTGGACGCGTTCGTCGCCGGCGTCGGGACGGGCGGCACGATCACGGGCGTGGGCCGCGCGCTTCGTGAGGCGCTGCCCGGCGTGCGCATCGTGGCCGTGGAGCCGGCGAGTTCCGCCGTGCTTTCCGGCGGCCGGCCCGGGTTCACGCGCATCCACGGCCTGGGCGCCGGCTTCGTGCCCGGCGTGCTCGACCGCTCGCTCATCGACGAGGTCATCGCCGTCCCGGACGAGGTGGCCATGGAATGGTCCGTGCGCCTCGGCCAGGAGGAGGGCATTCTCGCCGGGTTCTCCTCCGGGGCGGCCGTCTACGCGGCCGTCCAGGTGGCCGGCCGCCTGCCCGAAGGGAGCCGCGTCGTGACCGTGCTCCCCGACACCGGCGAACGGTATCTGTCCATGGCCCCCGCGCACCTCGCCGGAGGAGCGACCAAGACGGAGGAGTCCTTATGA